TAGTCGTTCAAGCGTCCGGAACCCCATCGAAGAAATCGACCCGCCCGGTCTCCAGCGCGTATTCGGCGCCGACCACCAGCAGTCCGTCGCTTTCGATGAGTGATTCGATGATGCGCGAGCCGTGACGCAGCTGGTTGGCCGAGGCACGGACGTTGGCGCGCACGGCGGCGCCGCGCAGGGCCTCGCGATCGTAACGCAGATCGGTGTCGAGCAGCGGCTGCACCGAGGGTTTGACCCGATCGACGATGGAGGCGATGTTGCGCGATTCGCTGCCTTCGCCTTCGAGCAGGGTCTCGATGGTGGCGGAGACGGCGCCGCAGTGCGAGTGACCCAGAACCACGACCAGCCGGGTGTTGTAGCGTGAGACGGCGAACTCGACGCTGCCGATCTGGGACGGAGCGACCACGTTGCCGGCGACACGGATGACGAACAGGTCGCCGAGTCCCTGATCGAAGAGAATTTCGGCGGGGGCGCGTGAATCCGAACAGCCGAGGATGATGGCGAAGGGTTTCTGGCCGGCGGTCAGTTCGGCGCGGCGCTGATAGCTCATCATGCGGTCGAGGCTGGTGAGGTTTTGCGCGAAGCGCTGATTGCCTTCGCGCAGACGGTCGAGGGCCTCGAGGGCGGAGATCGTGTTGGGCATGGAGCAGGGTCTCTCGTTCGGCGGTGATGTTCGAGTGATGCCGGGGCATCGAACGCGCATTCTATACCGAAGGAACAGTACTGTTTGGCTGTAATTTCAATACATTCCGTTCGCCCTCGCTGCGGGCGATGATGACGGCGCCGCAGGAATCGCTGAAGACGTTGACGGCGGTGCGCATCATGTCGAGCACGCGGTCGACGGCCAGGATCA
The sequence above is drawn from the Allochromatium vinosum DSM 180 genome and encodes:
- a CDS encoding carbonic anhydrase produces the protein MPNTISALEALDRLREGNQRFAQNLTSLDRMMSYQRRAELTAGQKPFAIILGCSDSRAPAEILFDQGLGDLFVIRVAGNVVAPSQIGSVEFAVSRYNTRLVVVLGHSHCGAVSATIETLLEGEGSESRNIASIVDRVKPSVQPLLDTDLRYDREALRGAAVRANVRASANQLRHGSRIIESLIESDGLLVVGAEYALETGRVDFFDGVPDA